A region of Clarias gariepinus isolate MV-2021 ecotype Netherlands chromosome 25, CGAR_prim_01v2, whole genome shotgun sequence DNA encodes the following proteins:
- the LOC128512710 gene encoding ATP-binding cassette sub-family D member 3-like isoform X2: MAAVSKYLSTRSSSITGGLALITLCVLRSRRRGAAASTQGSKRNSKLHSDSPNGRRDKASVDQLFISRIYKILRILIPQPLCKEMGYLVLIAAMLLARTYCDVWMIHNGTMIESAIIGRSTKVFRTYLFNFIAAMPLISLVNNFLKLGLIKLKLCFRVRLTDHLYTHYLRGFTYYKIGNVDNRIVNADQLLTQDVERFCNSVVDLYSNVSKPLLDIVIYLLKLTTAVGVEGPATLLSYLVFSGLLLTWLRRPIGKMTVKEQKYEGEFRYANSRLITNSEEIAFYNGGQREKINIHQTFHKLVEHLKSFIWFRFSMGVVDSIVAKYIAFVVGYLVISRPFLNPTNTRHDHSTHAQRLEEYYQSGRMLLSMAQALGRIVLAGREMSRLSGFTMRISEIQDVLSDVNSGRYERSAIISATGSAPDAPVNSARLPGSGHITIADNIIRFEHVPLLTPNGDVLIQDLSFEVLSGANVLVCGPNGCGKSSLFRVLGELWPLSGGHLTKPHRGKLFYIPQRPYMTLGTLRDQVIYPDTHKEQIRKGISDQVLKDYLDKVQLSHILERESGWESEQDWMDVLSGGEKQRMAMARLFYHEPQFAILDECTSAVSVDVEDYIYSHCRKVGITLFTVSHRKSLWKHHKFYLHMDGRGGYEFKRITEDTV; this comes from the exons ATGGCGGCAGTGAGTAAGTACCTGAGCACCAGGAGCTCCTCCATCACAGGGGGGTTGGCCCTCATCACCCTGTGTGTGCtgaggagcaggaggaggggGGCTGCTGCGTCCACTCAggg CTCCAAAAGGAACTCAAAGCTCCACTCAGACTCACCT AACGGCCGGAGGGACAAAGCCAGCGTGGATCAGCTCTTCATCTCTCGGATCTACAAGATTCTCAGGATCCTGATCCCACAGCCGCTGTGTAAAGAG atggggTATCTGGTGCTCATCGCTGCCATGCTTCTGGCTCGAACCTACTGCGACGTCTGGATGATCCACAACGGCACCATGATAGAGAG tgcAATCATTGGACGATCAACAAAAGTATTCAGGACGtatttatttaacttcattGCCGCCATGCCACTT ATCTCATTAGTGAATAATTTTCTGAAACTGGGACTGATCAAGCTGAAGCTGTGCTTCCGTGTACGACTCACTGATCACCTGTACACACACTACCTCAG GGGTTTTACCTACTACAAAATCGGGAATGTGGATAACCGCATCGTGAACGCGGACCAGCTGCTGACGCAGGACGTGGAGCGGTTCTGTAACAGCGTGGTGGATCTCTACTCCAACGTTAGCAAG CCTCTCCTCGACATCGTTATTTACCTCCTCAAACTGACGACAGCGGTGGGTGTGGAG ggcCCTGCTACCTTGCTGAGTTATCTGGTCTTCTCTGGTCTGTTGTTGACGTGGTTACGGCGACCGATCGGGAAAATGACGGTAAAGGAACAGAAATATGAGGGAGAGTTCAGATACGCAAACTCACGGCTTATTACTAAcag tgaggaAATCGCCTTTTACAATGGTGGTCAAAGAGAAAAGATCAACATCCATCAAACTTTTCACAAACTG GTGGAACACCTGAAAAGTTTTATCTGGTTCCGTTTCTCCATGGGAGTTGTGGACAGCATCGTGGCTAAGT ACATCGCCTTCGTGGTCGGATACCTGGTGATCAGTCGGCCGTTTTTAAACCCGACAAACACGCGGCACGATCACAGCACACACGCCCAGAGACTGgag gagtacTATCAGAGTGGCAGGATGTTACTCAGTATGGCTCAGGCTTTGGGGAGAATCGTTCTGGCAGGCAGAGAGATGAGCCGACTGTCAGG CTTCACAATGAGAATCAGTGAGATTCAGGATGTGCTGTCAGATGTAAACAGTGGCAGATACGAGCGCAGCGCCATTATCTCAGCAACAGGATCAG CTCCAGACGCCCCGGTGAACTCGGCTCGGCTCCCCGGCTCAGGGCACATCACTATAGCCGACAACATCATCAG gTTTGAACACGTGCCGCTATTAACACCTAACGGAGACGTCCTGATACAGGATTTATCCTTCGAG gtgttgtCAGGTGCTAATGTGTTGGTGTGTGGACCAAACGGCTGTGGGAAGAGCTCACTGTTCAGAGTTCTGGGAGAG ttgTGGCCTTTGTCTGGAGGACATCTTACCAAACCACACAGAGGGAAACTCTTCTACATCCCGCAG agGCCGTACATGACTTTAGGTACACTCAGGGATCAGGTTATTTATCCCGACACACACAAGGAGCAAATCCGGAAAGGAATCTCAGATCAG gtgttgAAGGATTACCTGGATAAAGTGCAGCTGTCTCACATCCTGGAGCGAGAGAGTGGTTGGGAGAGCGAGCAGGACTGGATGGATGTTCTGAGcggaggagagaaacagaggaTGGCG ATGGCTCGTCTGTTTTACCACGAGCCGCAGTTCGCCATTTTAGACGAGTGTACGAGCGCCGTGAGTGTGGACGTGGAGGATTACATCTACAGTCACTGCAGGAAG gttgGAATCACTTTGTTCACGGTCTCACACAGGAAGTCACTGTGGAAACACCacaag tttTACCTACACATGGACGGTAGAGGAGGCTATGAGTTCAAGCGCATCACAGAAGACACAGTGTAG
- the LOC128512710 gene encoding ATP-binding cassette sub-family D member 3-like isoform X1, with product MAAVSKYLSTRSSSITGGLALITLCVLRSRRRGAAASTQGSKRNSKLHSDSPNGRRDKASVDQLFISRIYKILRILIPQPLCKEMGYLVLIAAMLLARTYCDVWMIHNGTMIESAIIGRSTKVFRTYLFNFIAAMPLISLVNNFLKLGLIKLKLCFRVRLTDHLYTHYLRGFTYYKIGNVDNRIVNADQLLTQDVERFCNSVVDLYSNVSKPLLDIVIYLLKLTTAVGVEGPATLLSYLVFSGLLLTWLRRPIGKMTVKEQKYEGEFRYANSRLITNSEEIAFYNGGQREKINIHQTFHKLVEHLKSFIWFRFSMGVVDSIVAKYIAFVVGYLVISRPFLNPTNTRHDHSTHAQRLEEYYQSGRMLLSMAQALGRIVLAGREMSRLSGFTMRISEIQDVLSDVNSGRYERSAIISATGSAPDAPVNSARLPGSGHITIADNIIRFEHVPLLTPNGDVLIQDLSFEVLSGANVLVCGPNGCGKSSLFRVLGEPWTGTTSAPLVAGFDTAARQSALVTAPLWPLSGGHLTKPHRGKLFYIPQRPYMTLGTLRDQVIYPDTHKEQIRKGISDQVLKDYLDKVQLSHILERESGWESEQDWMDVLSGGEKQRMAMARLFYHEPQFAILDECTSAVSVDVEDYIYSHCRKVGITLFTVSHRKSLWKHHKFYLHMDGRGGYEFKRITEDTV from the exons ATGGCGGCAGTGAGTAAGTACCTGAGCACCAGGAGCTCCTCCATCACAGGGGGGTTGGCCCTCATCACCCTGTGTGTGCtgaggagcaggaggaggggGGCTGCTGCGTCCACTCAggg CTCCAAAAGGAACTCAAAGCTCCACTCAGACTCACCT AACGGCCGGAGGGACAAAGCCAGCGTGGATCAGCTCTTCATCTCTCGGATCTACAAGATTCTCAGGATCCTGATCCCACAGCCGCTGTGTAAAGAG atggggTATCTGGTGCTCATCGCTGCCATGCTTCTGGCTCGAACCTACTGCGACGTCTGGATGATCCACAACGGCACCATGATAGAGAG tgcAATCATTGGACGATCAACAAAAGTATTCAGGACGtatttatttaacttcattGCCGCCATGCCACTT ATCTCATTAGTGAATAATTTTCTGAAACTGGGACTGATCAAGCTGAAGCTGTGCTTCCGTGTACGACTCACTGATCACCTGTACACACACTACCTCAG GGGTTTTACCTACTACAAAATCGGGAATGTGGATAACCGCATCGTGAACGCGGACCAGCTGCTGACGCAGGACGTGGAGCGGTTCTGTAACAGCGTGGTGGATCTCTACTCCAACGTTAGCAAG CCTCTCCTCGACATCGTTATTTACCTCCTCAAACTGACGACAGCGGTGGGTGTGGAG ggcCCTGCTACCTTGCTGAGTTATCTGGTCTTCTCTGGTCTGTTGTTGACGTGGTTACGGCGACCGATCGGGAAAATGACGGTAAAGGAACAGAAATATGAGGGAGAGTTCAGATACGCAAACTCACGGCTTATTACTAAcag tgaggaAATCGCCTTTTACAATGGTGGTCAAAGAGAAAAGATCAACATCCATCAAACTTTTCACAAACTG GTGGAACACCTGAAAAGTTTTATCTGGTTCCGTTTCTCCATGGGAGTTGTGGACAGCATCGTGGCTAAGT ACATCGCCTTCGTGGTCGGATACCTGGTGATCAGTCGGCCGTTTTTAAACCCGACAAACACGCGGCACGATCACAGCACACACGCCCAGAGACTGgag gagtacTATCAGAGTGGCAGGATGTTACTCAGTATGGCTCAGGCTTTGGGGAGAATCGTTCTGGCAGGCAGAGAGATGAGCCGACTGTCAGG CTTCACAATGAGAATCAGTGAGATTCAGGATGTGCTGTCAGATGTAAACAGTGGCAGATACGAGCGCAGCGCCATTATCTCAGCAACAGGATCAG CTCCAGACGCCCCGGTGAACTCGGCTCGGCTCCCCGGCTCAGGGCACATCACTATAGCCGACAACATCATCAG gTTTGAACACGTGCCGCTATTAACACCTAACGGAGACGTCCTGATACAGGATTTATCCTTCGAG gtgttgtCAGGTGCTAATGTGTTGGTGTGTGGACCAAACGGCTGTGGGAAGAGCTCACTGTTCAGAGTTCTGGGAGAG CCTTGGACTGGGACTACGAGTGCACCCCTAGTGGCTGGGTTTGACACTGCAGCACGACAATCAGCATTAGTCACCGCGCCT ttgTGGCCTTTGTCTGGAGGACATCTTACCAAACCACACAGAGGGAAACTCTTCTACATCCCGCAG agGCCGTACATGACTTTAGGTACACTCAGGGATCAGGTTATTTATCCCGACACACACAAGGAGCAAATCCGGAAAGGAATCTCAGATCAG gtgttgAAGGATTACCTGGATAAAGTGCAGCTGTCTCACATCCTGGAGCGAGAGAGTGGTTGGGAGAGCGAGCAGGACTGGATGGATGTTCTGAGcggaggagagaaacagaggaTGGCG ATGGCTCGTCTGTTTTACCACGAGCCGCAGTTCGCCATTTTAGACGAGTGTACGAGCGCCGTGAGTGTGGACGTGGAGGATTACATCTACAGTCACTGCAGGAAG gttgGAATCACTTTGTTCACGGTCTCACACAGGAAGTCACTGTGGAAACACCacaag tttTACCTACACATGGACGGTAGAGGAGGCTATGAGTTCAAGCGCATCACAGAAGACACAGTGTAG